Proteins encoded by one window of Paraburkholderia sprentiae WSM5005:
- a CDS encoding AI-2E family transporter: MTDRLQASVCVVVLVLIVGWVLYIGRVVFVPIVFGAIAVYVVVDFTRLLQRIPVIGPRLPVQLRYGLSMFLIGAAIFFAVDMLVANYDALVALAPRYQDSVLLMIHKISVLLHLESEPTWESLRRNMLTQLNIQAMVTGMLASLSSVIIDLFVIVLYASFLLVERTTFGEKLTNMTANSANAARIRGVVTDINRRIGAYLALKTFLGVLLGALCWLAMRSVGLEFAGLWAILTALLNYVPYIGSVLAIVFPVLMSVLQFGELNSILVVLVSLSAIHFVIGNILDPYLTGNSLNLSPFAILASMAVWSALWGVPGAFLAVPITASMTIIFSEFEMTRPVAVLLSKNGRLAFGKTEQTA, from the coding sequence ATGACCGACAGATTGCAAGCGTCCGTATGCGTAGTGGTGCTGGTGCTAATTGTGGGCTGGGTGCTGTACATCGGGCGCGTGGTTTTCGTGCCGATCGTGTTCGGCGCGATCGCGGTGTACGTGGTGGTCGACTTCACGCGGCTGCTGCAACGCATTCCGGTGATCGGCCCGCGGCTGCCGGTCCAGTTGCGCTACGGACTCTCGATGTTCCTGATCGGCGCCGCGATCTTCTTCGCGGTCGACATGCTCGTCGCGAACTATGACGCGCTCGTCGCGCTCGCGCCGCGCTACCAGGACTCGGTCCTGCTGATGATCCACAAGATTTCGGTCCTGCTGCACCTCGAAAGCGAGCCGACCTGGGAATCGCTGCGGCGGAACATGCTCACGCAGTTGAACATTCAGGCGATGGTGACCGGCATGCTGGCCTCGCTGTCGTCGGTGATCATCGACCTCTTCGTGATCGTGCTGTATGCGAGTTTTCTGCTGGTCGAGCGCACGACCTTCGGCGAAAAGCTGACGAACATGACCGCCAATTCGGCCAACGCAGCGCGCATCCGCGGCGTGGTCACGGACATCAACCGGCGCATCGGCGCGTATCTTGCGCTGAAGACGTTTCTTGGCGTGCTGCTCGGCGCGCTCTGCTGGCTTGCGATGCGCAGCGTCGGCCTCGAGTTCGCCGGCCTGTGGGCGATACTGACCGCGCTGCTCAACTACGTGCCGTATATCGGCTCGGTGCTTGCGATCGTGTTCCCGGTGCTGATGTCGGTGCTGCAGTTCGGCGAGCTGAATTCGATCCTGGTCGTACTCGTGTCGCTGAGCGCGATTCACTTCGTGATCGGCAACATCCTCGATCCGTATCTGACGGGCAACTCCCTGAACCTGAGCCCGTTCGCCATTCTTGCGAGCATGGCGGTGTGGTCGGCGTTGTGGGGCGTGCCGGGCGCCTTTCTCGCGGTGCCGATCACGGCCAGCATGACGATCATCTTTTCCGAGTTCGAAATGACACGGCCGGTGGCGGTGCTGCTGTCGAAAAACGGCCGGCTCGCTTTCGGCAAGACCGAGCAGACCGCCTGA